From a region of the Candidatus Palauibacter polyketidifaciens genome:
- a CDS encoding DUF305 domain-containing protein: protein MRTHHTTHVTRARRVALFGLLAVVQACASATSGGRPSETPTRPDAVRPDAARVAELEAIYRARAEAALEGAHEADIRFMTHMIPHHAQALVMAGFAPAAGASPSIRTLCARIINAQTDEIAIMSRWLSDRGLPVPDTGDMRGHGEGAMLMAGMLTREQLAELEAARGPDFDRLFLRYMIQHHKGAVTMVRELFATDGAAQDDFVFKLASDIHVDQATEIARMEIMLEALAAPEPGG, encoded by the coding sequence ATGAGGACCCACCACACAACGCACGTCACGCGCGCCAGGCGCGTTGCACTCTTCGGCCTGCTCGCGGTCGTGCAGGCGTGTGCGAGCGCGACGTCCGGCGGCCGTCCATCCGAGACGCCGACTCGCCCGGACGCGGTTCGTCCGGATGCGGCGCGGGTGGCGGAACTCGAGGCGATCTACCGGGCACGCGCGGAAGCCGCCCTAGAGGGTGCGCACGAGGCGGACATCCGCTTCATGACGCACATGATCCCGCACCACGCGCAGGCGCTGGTGATGGCGGGCTTCGCTCCGGCCGCGGGCGCGAGTCCCTCGATCCGGACGCTGTGCGCGAGGATCATCAACGCTCAGACCGATGAGATCGCCATCATGAGCCGCTGGCTCTCCGACCGCGGCCTCCCCGTGCCCGACACCGGGGACATGCGGGGGCACGGGGAAGGGGCCATGCTCATGGCCGGGATGCTGACCCGCGAACAACTCGCGGAACTGGAAGCCGCGCGCGGCCCCGACTTCGACCGCCTCTTCCTCCGGTACATGATCCAGCACCACAAGGGCGCCGTCACGATGGTTCGGGAGTTGTTCGCCACCGATGGTGCGGCGCAAGACGACTTCGTATTCAAGCTGGCCTCCGACATCCACGTCGATCAGGCCACGGAAATCGCCCGCATGGAAATCATGCTCGAGGCGCTCGCCGCGCCGGAGCCGGGCGGCTGA
- a CDS encoding cupin domain-containing protein — protein sequence MPTLIEAPAVIEAAGNQPKRIEEYAGRVRTGHEGVSVARMVAPSGWVEPGQRPEFEEITVVLSGSLRVEHEDGVIDVDAGQAIVTHPGEWVRYSAPGPEGAEYVAVCLPAFSPDTVHRDP from the coding sequence ATGCCCACCTTGATCGAAGCCCCGGCCGTCATCGAGGCGGCCGGGAACCAGCCCAAGCGGATCGAGGAGTACGCGGGCCGCGTCCGGACGGGACACGAGGGCGTCAGCGTGGCGCGCATGGTGGCGCCGTCCGGCTGGGTCGAACCGGGTCAACGTCCCGAGTTCGAGGAGATCACCGTCGTGCTGAGCGGATCACTGCGCGTGGAGCACGAGGACGGCGTCATCGACGTGGACGCGGGCCAGGCGATCGTCACCCACCCGGGCGAATGGGTCCGCTACAGCGCGCCCGGCCCCGAGGGAGCCGAGTACGTCGCCGTCTGCCTCCCCGCCTTCTCCCCCGACACCGTCCACCGCGACCCCTAG
- a CDS encoding DNA methyltransferase, translated as MPRIIHADNLDALRGLPDGHADLIYIDPPFNTGRTQRRTRIRTRRASGGDVGDRTGFHGERYETTVLGTRRFADRFDDYLAFLGPRLVDAYRVLAPHGSFYFHVDYREVHHCRLFLDDLFGPENLLNEIIWAYDYGARPKTRWPAKHDNILFYVKDLSNYVFNVDEIERIPYMAPGLVGPEKAARGKLPTDTWWHTIVPTSGAERTGYPTQKPLGILRRIITASSNPGDLVLDFFAGSGTTGMAAHELGRDFILVDNNPEALEVMAKRFECVPDVRWEGLPT; from the coding sequence ATGCCCAGGATCATCCATGCAGATAACCTGGACGCGCTCCGGGGCCTGCCGGATGGACACGCGGATCTCATCTACATCGACCCTCCCTTCAACACCGGCCGCACGCAGCGGCGCACCCGGATCCGAACCCGGCGCGCCTCCGGCGGAGATGTCGGCGACCGGACGGGCTTCCACGGCGAGCGCTACGAGACGACCGTCCTCGGCACCCGGCGTTTCGCGGATCGATTCGACGACTACCTCGCGTTCCTCGGCCCCCGGCTCGTCGATGCGTATCGCGTTCTCGCGCCGCACGGATCGTTCTATTTCCATGTCGACTACCGGGAGGTGCACCACTGCCGGCTGTTCCTCGACGACCTGTTCGGCCCGGAGAATCTCCTGAACGAGATCATCTGGGCCTACGACTACGGCGCGCGACCGAAGACGCGGTGGCCGGCGAAGCACGACAACATCCTGTTCTACGTGAAGGATCTGTCGAACTACGTCTTCAACGTGGACGAGATCGAGCGCATCCCATACATGGCTCCGGGGCTGGTGGGGCCCGAGAAGGCCGCGCGCGGCAAACTCCCCACGGACACCTGGTGGCACACGATCGTCCCCACGAGCGGCGCCGAGCGGACGGGATACCCGACCCAGAAGCCGCTCGGCATCCTCCGCCGCATCATCACAGCCTCCTCGAACCCCGGCGACCTCGTGCTCGATTTCTTCGCCGGAAGCGGCACGACCGGCATGGCCGCCCACGAACTGGGCCGGGACTTCATCCTCGTGGACAACAACCCGGAGGCGCTCGAAGTGATGGCGAAACGATTCGAGTGCGTCCCCGACGTCCGCTGGGAGGGGCTCCCGACCTAG
- a CDS encoding dicarboxylate/amino acid:cation symporter: MEYDPTLPWYRRLHWQVLSAMILGLGVGWAFGLPAANAIGWIGELFMKLLRMIIVPLVLTSIVSGVASVGGGRAIGRLFGKTMGYYVLSSMLAALTGLLMVNLIRPGVNADMGAAAQQDVPELSTPDSAVDLILDIVPNNFFAAASAGDMLAIIFFCIVFGAAITGLPEKPRVVVTDIFNAFFQAMMALTSGIIKFLPIGVFALITKMVGETGFERFAALAKYFATIGSGLTIHLFITMPLLLIVLGRIKPLVHFANLREPLLTAFSTSSSGATLPVTIKTLREKVGVSNKVSSFVLPMGATVNMDGTAIFECAGALFIAQVLGVDLTIGQQAIVVLTALLASIGAAAVPSAGVVVIFIVLNAIGLGDNPEAITIVGAMLAIDRPLDMYRTAVNVFSDSCGAAIIARSEGEEGVDTEVRH; this comes from the coding sequence ATGGAATACGATCCCACCCTCCCCTGGTACCGACGCCTCCACTGGCAGGTGCTGTCGGCCATGATCCTCGGTCTCGGCGTAGGCTGGGCCTTCGGGCTGCCCGCGGCGAATGCGATCGGCTGGATCGGCGAGCTGTTCATGAAGCTGCTCCGGATGATCATCGTGCCGCTCGTGCTCACGTCGATCGTGTCCGGGGTCGCCTCCGTGGGCGGGGGGAGGGCGATCGGCCGCCTGTTCGGAAAGACGATGGGCTACTACGTGCTGTCCAGCATGCTGGCGGCGCTGACCGGCCTGCTGATGGTGAACCTCATCCGGCCGGGCGTGAACGCCGACATGGGTGCGGCGGCGCAACAGGACGTACCCGAACTCAGCACGCCGGACTCTGCCGTCGATCTCATCCTCGACATCGTCCCGAACAACTTCTTCGCCGCCGCTTCGGCCGGCGACATGCTGGCGATCATCTTCTTCTGCATCGTCTTCGGCGCAGCCATTACGGGACTGCCGGAGAAGCCCCGCGTGGTCGTCACCGACATCTTCAACGCCTTCTTCCAGGCGATGATGGCCCTCACGTCGGGGATCATAAAGTTCCTCCCCATCGGCGTCTTCGCGCTGATCACGAAGATGGTGGGGGAGACCGGCTTCGAACGCTTCGCCGCGCTCGCGAAGTACTTCGCCACGATCGGGTCGGGGCTCACGATCCACCTCTTCATCACGATGCCGCTTCTGCTCATCGTGCTGGGCCGCATCAAGCCGCTGGTACACTTCGCGAACCTGCGCGAGCCGCTCCTGACCGCGTTCTCGACGAGTTCGTCGGGCGCGACGCTCCCGGTCACGATCAAGACGCTGCGGGAGAAGGTGGGCGTCTCGAACAAGGTCTCGTCGTTCGTGCTCCCCATGGGCGCCACGGTGAACATGGACGGCACGGCGATCTTCGAGTGCGCCGGCGCCCTCTTCATCGCGCAGGTGCTCGGGGTCGACCTTACCATCGGGCAGCAGGCGATCGTGGTCCTGACCGCGCTCCTCGCCTCGATCGGCGCGGCGGCGGTGCCCTCGGCCGGCGTGGTCGTGATCTTCATCGTCCTCAACGCGATCGGCCTCGGTGACAACCCGGAGGCGATCACGATCGTGGGCGCGATGCTCGCCATCGACCGACCGCTCGATATGTACCGCACCGCGGTCAACGTGTTCAGCGACTCGTGCGGCGCCGCGATCATCGCCCGCTCCGAGGGAGAGGAAGGGGTAGACACCGAGGTTCGCCACTGA
- a CDS encoding TonB-dependent receptor plug domain-containing protein, which translates to MTTYAKGGFVRFSRPGRFGFASPAATAMLLACVLASVGCDRAESPFAPDFGVEEPSRLSVPVERTPVAQPPAEPPEAEPALTEEVPTPATDTPPLEDGKESAVRSAPPGDPPGEDESIVLRGPTSISTECRSVSPLIIIDGVKQPDDFKLSDGEALDIDHVEVVKGRAAILLYGPRARGGAIDIQTKRGAQAAILNGLKPR; encoded by the coding sequence ATGACGACGTACGCGAAGGGAGGGTTCGTGCGGTTCAGCCGGCCAGGCAGGTTCGGGTTCGCGAGTCCGGCGGCCACCGCCATGCTGCTGGCCTGCGTTCTGGCGAGCGTCGGGTGCGACCGCGCGGAGTCGCCATTCGCGCCGGATTTCGGGGTCGAAGAACCCTCCCGGCTCTCCGTCCCCGTCGAACGGACTCCCGTAGCACAGCCTCCGGCAGAACCGCCCGAGGCCGAACCGGCTCTCACCGAAGAGGTCCCCACACCGGCGACGGACACACCGCCCCTCGAGGACGGCAAGGAGTCGGCGGTCCGGTCGGCGCCGCCGGGGGATCCACCGGGAGAGGACGAGTCGATCGTGCTGCGCGGGCCTACCTCGATCAGTACGGAATGTCGCTCGGTCTCGCCGCTGATCATCATTGACGGGGTCAAGCAGCCGGATGACTTCAAACTATCGGATGGCGAGGCCCTGGACATCGATCACGTGGAGGTCGTGAAGGGGCGCGCCGCGATCCTGCTCTACGGGCCGCGCGCCCGTGGCGGCGCGATCGACATTCAGACGAAGCGCGGGGCGCAGGCCGCCATTCTGAACGGGCTGAAACCAAGGTGA
- a CDS encoding amidohydrolase family protein — protein sequence MPDRREFLSLAGIGGGSALLGACAGGEAGFASARAGSEGLDPTARALLDELREIPVDDTHCHPITFNDTQTDPDQFVERLALSAFPMDRYFPAGVYGRWQAGDASERATLDAEFDVAATRARVLEQAGETVFLRYLVKELAAFLDCEATFEAVIEARNERGRDYASYLGALFADANIENAMVDMGYREGMDQAGIDRFKDAIAPSRGRHILRVDTILRGLMGDDLDLGIDEIETGMMAEIEAGLDGDGNLGAPSYGMKSYLLPRLGLLKPHFDREAARRSWDAFRARRARGEVPAADTRDRDEYWQLQGEALIYLHSLALEACLERDMPMQFHAGDGEAPRGIMRNQDPFLMEEMVRFERGGVMRMPQVILIHAGYPLIGQAAWLTHLYANCHFELSLAAPLIHHGMLRMFLEVMEVVPLSKILFGSDAYHLPEFYWLAAKWGRRFLAQALGIYVDAGILTRDEAVAAARMILHENNRRLYHLDD from the coding sequence ATGCCTGATCGCAGGGAGTTTCTGAGCCTGGCCGGCATCGGCGGCGGCAGCGCGCTGCTTGGGGCCTGCGCGGGGGGCGAAGCGGGATTCGCTTCCGCCCGCGCGGGGAGCGAGGGGCTGGACCCGACCGCTCGCGCACTCCTCGACGAGTTGCGCGAGATCCCCGTCGACGACACGCACTGCCACCCGATCACCTTCAACGACACGCAGACGGATCCCGACCAGTTCGTCGAGCGGCTCGCGCTCTCCGCCTTCCCGATGGACCGCTACTTCCCCGCCGGCGTCTACGGACGCTGGCAGGCGGGCGATGCCTCGGAGCGCGCCACGCTCGACGCCGAATTCGACGTCGCCGCCACGCGCGCCCGCGTCCTCGAACAGGCCGGCGAAACCGTCTTTCTCCGCTATCTCGTCAAGGAACTCGCCGCCTTCCTCGACTGCGAGGCCACCTTCGAGGCCGTGATCGAAGCCCGGAACGAGAGGGGCCGGGACTACGCGAGCTATCTCGGCGCCCTGTTCGCCGACGCGAACATCGAGAACGCGATGGTCGACATGGGCTACCGGGAGGGAATGGACCAGGCGGGCATCGACCGCTTCAAGGACGCGATCGCCCCGTCGCGCGGCCGCCACATCCTGCGCGTGGACACGATCCTCCGCGGCCTCATGGGCGACGACCTCGACCTCGGGATCGACGAGATCGAGACCGGGATGATGGCCGAGATCGAGGCGGGACTCGACGGCGACGGCAACCTCGGCGCCCCCTCGTACGGGATGAAGTCGTACCTGCTCCCGCGCCTGGGCCTCCTCAAGCCGCACTTTGACCGAGAGGCGGCCCGCCGCTCATGGGACGCGTTCCGGGCGCGGCGCGCGCGCGGCGAGGTCCCGGCGGCGGACACCCGGGATCGCGACGAGTATTGGCAGTTGCAGGGCGAAGCGCTGATTTACCTCCACTCGCTTGCCCTCGAGGCGTGTCTGGAGCGCGACATGCCGATGCAGTTCCATGCCGGTGACGGGGAGGCACCGCGCGGGATCATGCGGAACCAGGATCCGTTCCTCATGGAGGAGATGGTCCGCTTCGAGCGCGGCGGCGTGATGCGCATGCCGCAGGTCATCCTCATCCACGCGGGCTACCCGCTGATCGGGCAGGCCGCATGGCTCACGCACCTGTACGCGAACTGCCACTTCGAACTGTCGCTCGCCGCGCCCCTCATCCACCACGGCATGCTGCGCATGTTCCTGGAGGTGATGGAGGTCGTCCCCCTGTCGAAGATCCTGTTCGGGAGCGACGCCTATCACCTGCCCGAGTTCTACTGGCTCGCGGCCAAGTGGGGCCGACGATTCCTCGCGCAGGCACTCGGGATCTACGTGGACGCCGGAATCCTGACCCGCGACGAGGCCGTGGCGGCCGCGCGCATGATCCTGCACGAAAACAACCGCCGCCTCTACCACCTCGATGACTGA